ATCTCCTTTTCCTTATTTTCCATTAACAACTGAATCTCTTTATCTTGTTATTCTCCCAAAACTTTTATATCAAAATAAATAAACATCATGGAGTTTTTAATAAGTCCGATTATTAAAATCTTCAGATATTGTAATGAATTTCACAGAAAATAGCATCCAGAAACGATACTTTTCTCTCATAGAGCATTCATGTTCTTTATGGTACATATGTAAATTATGATTGTTTCTTAATCATCCCTGACCACTAGGTTAACAAACCTTTTCGATTTTGGGCATAGTCTGTGTAATTTTACTGATAATTTGTCATCGAATTTTAATGGATTACCCAATACAATTAAAATCAACATTCTGCACTTCCTTTTGTAATGCTTGGGTGAGGTAGTCAGGTGTTGAAAGTTAGGATGTGAAGGTGTTAGGAAAGACGAGTTAGGAGTTAGGAGAATTCGCTGAACTCTTACACTTTTTTTCAGTCGTGAACGGGGTTTAGGGTTTTTAATCTGACGGAGAGACAATGAAACTGCAATGAGGGTAGGTTTTAGGTTTTAGGTTTCAGGTTTCAGGTTGCAGGTTTCAGGTTGCAGGTTTCAAATACATGAACAGTATTTTGTATTTACGAAATAAATAGCCAGACATATTATCTCAAAATGTTGATAATCCAATAGTTTTGCCTATTATTTGAACCATTGGGTAAATAGAAATAATGATAAATATTAGTGGATACAAAACCTAACACCTGCTACATGCTACCTATAAGATTTTTAGAATTATTGTCACCCCTTCAGGTTTTTAATTCTTAATTCTTAACTATTCACTTTTTTCTGGGTTGTTTTTTTTAAATAATAATGATAAAATTTTGCAATAACTAGAGTTAAAATAAAAATAGAAATCAGTTATTGGGAGTTCTTATGTACGTTTGTATTTGTAATGGTGTAACAGAAAAAGATATTCACAAAGCTGTTGAAGGAGGTATTTGTTCATTAGATCAGTTATCCGCAAAAACCTCTGTTACTAAGCATTGTGGCTGTTGTACAGAATACGCTTGTAAAGTGATTGAAGAAGCAATGGCTCAACGTCAAGTAAGATAATATAAGCGGGATAGAAAATGAAAAATAGTACAAGTACAGCAAGATATATTTAATAGTAATTATCAAGTTTATTGAGAATAATTAAAGACTTTTCCAAAATAATTGTAACTCTTGCCAAATGTTATCCAGACAATTATTCAAACTGTGATCGCTATTTAGTTCGATTAAGGTAGCGTTATTATGTTTTTTGAGATAATCTCGACTAGATTGGATTGGTATAGTTTCATCGTTGATACCATGAAAAATCAGAGTGGGGATAGAATGATTAATTAACGACTCGTCATAGGATAGTAAATCTGTCCAAAAATTATAGTTTAAAGACATTTGTTGCTTGTAGCCATAATGGTAGATAGAAAAGAAACCGTCTTTTTGCCATTGAATAAAAGCCTCTTGTGTTTGTAAATTTTTTAAGTGCAAGGCAAAGTTAAAAGCTGGTGCAAGAAGAATTAAGGCTTTAATTTTATCAGGGTTGTTGTGGGCTACCCAACTGGCGGTTAAACCTCCAAAGCTGGAACCAATTAAAATAAATTGTGGATGTATCTTTTGCCCTTCCCAAGATTCTTGTTTCTCTGTTATTACTTTTGTTACCTGATTAATTTGCCGAGAAAGAGATAAATTAGTAAAGTCTGGTTGATTAAAATCCATGATTGCGAGGGGAGTATTGATTTCTTGATACCTTTGCTGAAAATAAAGGGCTTTAGTGGAATTGGGGCTAGATGCAAAACCGTGTAAATATAAATGCAGATAATTACTCATAAAAATTAGAGAGTTTTGATAATTGATAAGGAATACGGAATAATGAATTGTTAATAGTAAATATAAATGGAAAAGTATTAGTTGGGGAAAGAAGAATTATGGCAAACAAAATGCAATGGATTAATGCTTTATCGATAAATCCTTCTTTAGAAAAGGCGATTGATGAGGTAGTAGATAAGATTAAGAGTAAACTTGATGGTAATGCTGATTTAGGTATAATTTTTATTTCCTCGGCTTTTGCTAGTGACTATCCCCGTTTAATGCCGATACTGTTAGATAAATTACCTTTGCCCTGTGTTATTGGTTGTGGGGGAGGGGGAATTGTGGGCATGAAAAATGATTATCAACCTCAAGAAATAGAAGGGAATCCTGCTTTAAGTTTAACTGTTGCTAGTTTGCCTGATGTTGAAATTACTCCTTTTCATATTATTCCTGATGATTTACCAGATTTAGATAGTCCTCCTTCGGCTTGGTGTAGTATGATAGGAGTAGAAATACAAAAAGAGCCTAATTTTATTCTTTTATCTGACCCTTTTTCAGCAAAAATTAATGAATTATTGGAAGGATTGGATTTTGCTTATCCCGGAGCGGTAAAAATTGGTGGTTTAGCTAGTACCAGTACTATGGGGGTTGGAAGTGGTTTATTCTACTATGATGGCTCTAATTCTGATCAGTTATTCCGTACAGAAGGCACAGTAGGTATTGCATTGACGGGGAATATTCAAGTGGAATCTATTGTTGCTCAAGGTTGTCGTCCTATTGGTGAAACTTATCAGGTAACAAAGGGACAAAGGAATGTTATTTTAGAGATGAGTGATAGAGAAGGAAAAATAGATAGTCCGTTAAATTTACTGCGAGAATTAATTAATAGTTTAAGTGGAGAGGATCAAGAATTAGCTCAGTATGCTTTATTTATGGGCATTGCAAGGGATGAGTTTAAGTTGGAGTTGGGGGCTGGGGATTTTTTAATTCGTAATTTGGTTGGAGTTGATCCCAAATATGGTGCGATCGCAGTTGGAGATAAAATTAGAACAGGACAAAGAATCAAATTTCATTTGAGAGATGCCAAAGCCTCTGCTGATGATTTAGAAACTCTACTGGCTACTTACTATAATAATAAACAATCTTTAGATCAAACCATTGGTGCATTAATGTTTTCTTGCTTAGGTAGAGGAGAAGGATTATATGGCAAACCAAATTTTGATTCTCAATTATTTCTTGACTATGTAACAGATATTCCTATTGCGGGTTTCTTTTGTAACGGAGAAATAGGCCCTGTGGCAGGTAATACTTTTTTACATGGTTATACTTCTGTTTTCGGCATTTTTTCTTCTAAAGATACTGTGATTGATTAACTTTAATTTAGTGGCAAAAATATTTAATTGGGGTAGGTGTCAGGGTGTTTAGGAGATGAGGGGATGAGAGGGAAATGAGTTCGAGGCTCGGAGTTATTAATTAACCTCAGTTCGGTTTAAGAATATTGGATAAGGGTAGGTGTCAGGTTTCAGGTTGCAGGTTGCAGGTGGTAGGGGTTAAATATATTCAACCCTTACGGAGATGAGGGGAGAGGGGGAAGTAGGGGCGAATGGCTATTCGCCCCTACAGGTGTTCGGGGTTTTTAATTCCTAATTCCTAATTCTTAATTTTTCCTTTGCCCTCCCCCCTCTCGAGGGGGGATATAAGGGGGGTTTGCCTCTTGCCTCTTGCCTTTTTTTCTCCATCATTCATAGATGAAAATTTATCCCGAACTCAGGTTAATTATTAACTATTCACCTTTGCTCATTGCCCCTTTAACTTTGCTCCTTACCTTTTCTCAACTTGATCAAAAATCATAGTTTGAATTGATAACACTCTTATTTTTTTCTGCTACTTCTGTTTAAACGCTCATATTCTTCTAAAACTTTACCAGTGCCGTAAACAACACATCTTAAAGGATTTGGAGCAACATGAGTAATAATGCCAGTTTCATTTGCGATTAAACTATCTAAACCTCGAAGTAATGCCCCCCCTCCTGCTAACATAATGCCTCTGTCAATAATATCCCCTGCCAATTCGGGGGGTGTTTGTTCCAAAGTTTTCTTAATAGCATCAACAATTAAACCAACTGTATCTGCAATACATTCTCTGATTTCTACGGTGGTTATATTGACAGTTTTAGGGAGTCCTGAGACTACATTTAAACCTCTAATTTCCATCCCTTGGGGTTCATCATCCATCGGATAAGCTGAACCTATTTCTGTTTTTAGCTGTTCTGCACTGCGTTCTCCCACAATAACATTGTAATTTCTTTTCAAATGACGCTTAATTGATTCGGTTATTTCATCTCCCGCAATCCTGACTGAGTCACTTAAAACAATTCCTTGTAAACTTAACACCGCAACATCTGTTGTACCGCCACCAATATCGACGATCATACTCCCTACAGGCTCATCGACGGGTAAACCAGCCCCAATTGCCGCCGCCACGGGTTCATCAATAAATTCTATATTATCGATCGCACCGGAGGTTTCCATTGCTTCCTCTATAGCTCTTCTCTCAACACTGGTGATACCACTAGGAACACCGATGATAATACGGGAACGAGTTAAGTTACTATTACCTCTAACTTTTTTGATGAACTCCTTTAACATCATTTC
This is a stretch of genomic DNA from Cyanobacterium aponinum PCC 10605. It encodes these proteins:
- a CDS encoding (2Fe-2S)-binding protein; protein product: MYVCICNGVTEKDIHKAVEGGICSLDQLSAKTSVTKHCGCCTEYACKVIEEAMAQRQVR
- a CDS encoding YqiA/YcfP family alpha/beta fold hydrolase; this encodes MSNYLHLYLHGFASSPNSTKALYFQQRYQEINTPLAIMDFNQPDFTNLSLSRQINQVTKVITEKQESWEGQKIHPQFILIGSSFGGLTASWVAHNNPDKIKALILLAPAFNFALHLKNLQTQEAFIQWQKDGFFSIYHYGYKQQMSLNYNFWTDLLSYDESLINHSIPTLIFHGINDETIPIQSSRDYLKKHNNATLIELNSDHSLNNCLDNIWQELQLFWKSL
- a CDS encoding FIST signal transduction protein, whose amino-acid sequence is MANKMQWINALSINPSLEKAIDEVVDKIKSKLDGNADLGIIFISSAFASDYPRLMPILLDKLPLPCVIGCGGGGIVGMKNDYQPQEIEGNPALSLTVASLPDVEITPFHIIPDDLPDLDSPPSAWCSMIGVEIQKEPNFILLSDPFSAKINELLEGLDFAYPGAVKIGGLASTSTMGVGSGLFYYDGSNSDQLFRTEGTVGIALTGNIQVESIVAQGCRPIGETYQVTKGQRNVILEMSDREGKIDSPLNLLRELINSLSGEDQELAQYALFMGIARDEFKLELGAGDFLIRNLVGVDPKYGAIAVGDKIRTGQRIKFHLRDAKASADDLETLLATYYNNKQSLDQTIGALMFSCLGRGEGLYGKPNFDSQLFLDYVTDIPIAGFFCNGEIGPVAGNTFLHGYTSVFGIFSSKDTVID
- a CDS encoding rod shape-determining protein, encoding MGLFELFSESQDMGIDLGTANTLIYMPGKDIVLDEPSVIAIDEQTKEAIAVGKEAQRMLGRTPKNVRTIRPLKDGVITDVKETEMMLKEFIKKVRGNSNLTRSRIIIGVPSGITSVERRAIEEAMETSGAIDNIEFIDEPVAAAIGAGLPVDEPVGSMIVDIGGGTTDVAVLSLQGIVLSDSVRIAGDEITESIKRHLKRNYNVIVGERSAEQLKTEIGSAYPMDDEPQGMEIRGLNVVSGLPKTVNITTVEIRECIADTVGLIVDAIKKTLEQTPPELAGDIIDRGIMLAGGGALLRGLDSLIANETGIITHVAPNPLRCVVYGTGKVLEEYERLNRSSRKK